The Nakamurella alba sequence TCCGCAGCGCTCGGTCGAGCAGCCGGATCCACTCCCCCACCATCCCTCCTCCGGGCGGGGCATCGGGATAGCGACGGAGGACGTCGACCATCCGATCGGAGGAAAGGCCGACCACAGCGTCGAGATGGACCGCACCGGGCGCACTGTCGGGAGCGAGGCCGAGGGCCACAGCGGCGTGGGCGGCGGATCCGAGGATGTGCTTGACCTGGGTCGCCTTGGCGAGCGGGTGCAGGTAGGCGGACCCGGCGGCGTGCATCGCGGACAGCGCGGCGTCGGAACCAGCAGCCGAACGGACCTCCCGGGATGCCGCGAGGGCACCGAAGGCCGCGTCCCGCAGCGCCTTTCCGCGACGACCACCGTTGGCGAAGTCCGCCGCCACCGCCACCGCAAGAGCGGGACGGGGGTCGTCCGGCCGCGCGGCCGCAAAGACGGGCAGCACCGGCGTGGCGCAGTGGACCGCGAAGGCCGTCACCGCCCGCAGGTCGTCGGCGTCCAACGGTTCAGTGGTCAGCACGCCGTGGGTCACCCCGACAGTCTGCCGCGAACGCCAGCAACACCAACCGGGCGCACCGCCGCGCGAACGCCCTCACGACCGGCATCCAACGGTTCCAGAGGTCAGCGCGCCGTCGCTCATCCCGACGCTCTGCCGTGGAGGGCGCCCGCAACCAGGGTTCCGAGCACGTCAGCGGTGTCGGCCGGTTCAGAGGTCAGCGCGCCGTCGGTCACCCCGACGGTCTGCCGCGAATCCGTTCTCGTCCCCTGCCGCGTACACGTACAGGCCGGTGTCAGCGGCGCCGAACCACAGGCCGGCCATCTCGTGGCGGCCACCGGTCGGCACGACCTCGGTGACGACCCGGCCGATCATGCCGTTGACGGCAGGATCGGCAGCAGCGCGCCACTGCAGCGCCCAGGTCACCCAGGCAACCGGCGGCACCGCGAGATCGATGGTTTCCCAACTGATCGAGAGATCGTCGACCCGCTGCCAGCAGAGTTCCAGCTGCCGCCCGTCGTCGAACACCAGCACCACCGGGAGGTCGGTGAACCATTCGTCCTCCTCCAGGATCCACACGACCCACACCGCCGTGATCCGGCGGCCGACCAGTCCGCCGAGAGCGGCGCGGTGACGTGACACCGCCGAGTACCCGGGTGACCAGTCAGCAACCCAGCCCGAGATCTCGCCCCAGCTCACAACAGTTCACAAGGACAGCGGCGGCGGGATCGGGGCCACGTCGACGGAGACGTCCATGGTGCTGGACTCGGCGTCGGAGTAGATGACCCCGCGCAGCGGCGGCACGTCGGCGTAGTCGCGACCCCAGGCCACCGTCGTGTAGCGCTCGTCGACGAACTGGTCGTTGGTCGGATCGAAGGCCAGCCACTGCCCCGCCGGCAGCCGTACGGCCGCCCAGGCGTGCGAGGCGTCGACACCGACCATCCGTTCCCGGCCGGGCGGCGGATCGGTCGCCAGGTATCCCGACACGTACCGCCCCGGCAGCCCCATCGACCGCAGGCAGGCCACCGCGAGATGGGCGAAATCCTGGCATACGCCGGATCTCTCGGCCATCACCTCGGGGATGGACGTCCCGACGTCGGTGCTGCCCTGCTCGTAGGTGAAGTCGGAGTGGATGCGGCTGGTCAGGTCCCGCACCGCCTCCGCGAGTGGACGACCCTCGGTGAAGGACTCCGCTGCGTACGCCCGCACCTCGTCGGTGAGCAGCACCTTCGGCGAGGACAGCACGAAGTCGACTGCGTCCGGCGCCTCGCACGCCTCCGGCCGGGCCAGCTCCCACGGCAGCGCGGCGTCCAGCAGGTCGATCTCCGGACGCTGCACCCGCACCACCGACACCCCGACCACCAGCAGCTCGTCGTGGGCCTCGGTGACGTGGAAGTAGCTGTCCGAGTTGCCGTACACGTCCACACCTTCCGCCGCATCCGTCGGCGCCGGCGCGACGGTCAGCGTGTACTCCCGGCACTCCTGCGAGTCCAGCGCCCGTGGACGCATGTACCCGCGCCCGTACGAGGCGTTGACGGCATCGGAGTAGCGGTACCGGGTGCGGTGCTCGATCCGGTACCAGCGCACCGGCCGATCGGCGGTCGTCATGACATCGCCCCCGATCCCGCAGCACCCGATCCGCCAGGTCCCAGCGGACCGAGCGGCAGCATCGCCCGGGAGCGGAAGAAGTGCTGCGCGGCAACGGCATCCGCCAACGAGCGCAAGGACTCGTGGATCCCGGCGAGGAAATCGGCGAGTTCGGACCGGCGTCCGGTGGCGTCGACGTCGTCCATCACGCCCGGCCCGGCCCGGCGCAGCCGGCTGGAGATGTCCTCGACGATCCGCTCCGGCCGACTGGTGCCGGAGGCGTCCGGGAGCCGGCGCAGCGCGTCGCCGATGGTGCTGATCTGGTAGGCCAGCGCGCGCGGGTTGCCCTGGTCCAGCAGCAGCAGCTCCAGCACGGTGCCGACCTGCAGGTGACCGCGGTACCGGCGCCGGTAGGTGACGCCGGACTCGGTGACCACCAGCACCGCGTCGATCACCGTCGCCTCCACCTCGGCCGCGTGCCCGACCGTCAGCGTGGCCTGCAGCAGCGCCGAGAGCTGTTGCGCCCGTTCGACCCTCCGCCCGATGTCCATCAGGTACCAGCCCGGATCCCGGACCATGTTCTCCGAGGCGAGCCCGGACAGGGCCAGCATCCCGGAGATCACCGCGGCGTGCGTGGCCTGCAGCTGGGCGCCGGTGTCCTGGCCGGCCGCCGCCAGGTCCGCCACCGACCGGTCGACCCCGGC is a genomic window containing:
- a CDS encoding putative immunity protein — encoded protein: MTHGVLTTEPLDADDLRAVTAFAVHCATPVLPVFAAARPDDPRPALAVAVAADFANGGRRGKALRDAAFGALAASREVRSAAGSDAALSAMHAAGSAYLHPLAKATQVKHILGSAAHAAVALGLAPDSAPGAVHLDAVVGLSSDRMVDVLRRYPDAPPGGGMVGEWIRLLDRALRTSR
- a CDS encoding transglutaminase family protein → MTTADRPVRWYRIEHRTRYRYSDAVNASYGRGYMRPRALDSQECREYTLTVAPAPTDAAEGVDVYGNSDSYFHVTEAHDELLVVGVSVVRVQRPEIDLLDAALPWELARPEACEAPDAVDFVLSSPKVLLTDEVRAYAAESFTEGRPLAEAVRDLTSRIHSDFTYEQGSTDVGTSIPEVMAERSGVCQDFAHLAVACLRSMGLPGRYVSGYLATDPPPGRERMVGVDASHAWAAVRLPAGQWLAFDPTNDQFVDERYTTVAWGRDYADVPPLRGVIYSDAESSTMDVSVDVAPIPPPLSL